The Aurantiacibacter gangjinensis genome includes a region encoding these proteins:
- the lysA gene encoding diaminopimelate decarboxylase: protein MDHFQLRNGELYAEDVPLARIADEVGTPVYVYSRATFERHARVFVEALSGLPKKPHIAFAVKANPNLAVLSLLSREGLGADVVSGGEMARALAAGMPATDIVFSGVGKTHRELADALDAGIGQFNIESGEEGRELAEIAAARGVVADCALRVNPDVDAGTHDKISTGKADNKFGVPIGHAPQLFAKLSQLPGLNLRGLAVHIGSQLSELTPLETAFTKLGDMLATLREAGHAITHMDLGGGLGVPYRAGEQLPSPFEYGEMVKRVTAGWDVTLMFEPGRVIAGNAGVLLTRVIRVKRGLKHPFVIVDAAMNDLARPALYGAYHDFAAVAPSGERMLANIVGPICETGDTFATDRETDALVAGDLAIFRTAGAYGATMASSYNSRGFVAEVMVDGSQFATVADRIPPGDIADAERVPDFLKA, encoded by the coding sequence GTGGACCATTTCCAGCTGAGGAACGGCGAGCTCTACGCCGAGGATGTGCCGCTGGCGCGGATTGCTGACGAGGTCGGCACGCCGGTCTATGTCTATTCGCGCGCCACGTTCGAGCGGCATGCGCGCGTATTCGTAGAAGCGCTTTCGGGATTGCCGAAGAAGCCGCATATCGCTTTTGCCGTGAAGGCCAATCCGAACCTCGCCGTGCTCAGCCTGCTGAGTCGCGAGGGGCTGGGCGCCGATGTCGTCTCCGGCGGGGAAATGGCGCGCGCGCTGGCGGCCGGGATGCCTGCGACGGACATCGTATTTTCCGGGGTCGGCAAGACACACCGCGAACTGGCCGACGCGCTCGATGCCGGGATCGGACAATTCAACATCGAAAGCGGCGAGGAAGGCCGCGAACTGGCGGAGATCGCCGCGGCGCGCGGCGTGGTTGCCGATTGCGCCTTGCGGGTGAATCCAGATGTCGACGCAGGCACGCATGACAAGATTTCTACCGGCAAGGCGGACAACAAATTCGGCGTGCCCATCGGCCACGCGCCGCAGCTGTTCGCCAAACTCTCGCAATTGCCGGGGCTGAACCTGCGCGGTCTCGCCGTGCATATCGGTAGCCAATTATCAGAGCTGACTCCGCTCGAAACCGCTTTCACCAAGCTGGGCGACATGCTCGCAACGCTACGCGAGGCGGGGCATGCCATTACCCATATGGACCTCGGCGGCGGGCTGGGCGTGCCGTACCGAGCAGGCGAGCAACTGCCCTCTCCATTCGAATATGGCGAGATGGTGAAGCGGGTGACCGCAGGCTGGGATGTAACGCTGATGTTCGAGCCGGGCCGCGTGATCGCGGGCAATGCCGGCGTGCTGCTGACCCGTGTTATCCGGGTGAAGCGGGGCCTGAAGCATCCTTTCGTCATCGTCGATGCGGCGATGAACGACCTTGCTAGGCCAGCTCTTTACGGGGCGTATCATGACTTTGCCGCCGTCGCGCCCTCAGGTGAGCGCATGCTCGCCAATATCGTGGGACCGATCTGCGAGACGGGGGATACTTTCGCTACCGACCGCGAAACCGATGCTCTGGTAGCGGGCGACCTCGCCATCTTCCGCACCGCGGGCGCCTACGGTGCGACCATGGCCAGCAGCTACAATTCGCGCGGCTTCGTGGCCGAGGTTATGGTCGACGGATCGCAATTCGCCACCGTCGCCGACCGCATCCCGCCCGGCGACATCGCCGATGCCGAGCGGGTGCCGGACTTCCTGAAAGCCTGA
- a CDS encoding precorrin-2 dehydrogenase/sirohydrochlorin ferrochelatase family protein — protein MRSLPLFHRIAGQPVIVLGEGEMAEPKRRLIERAGGRVVSVMQAGIDEGARLAFVAHDDEKMCEGDAIRLRCAGLLVNVVDRPDLCDFTTPSLLERDPVLIAVSTSGASAGLAKQLRLRLEKLLPANLGELAEKLSAMRGAIKARFPSMPVRRRALDDALGEGGYLDVLAEGSADRVQIWLENAETPGAEAVHRFTISSDDPEDLTLRQARLLGSADAVIADPAIPATILDRARADAERLILPHDGDLPSGLVIILERGEFP, from the coding sequence ATGCGCTCGCTGCCGCTTTTCCATCGGATCGCCGGGCAGCCGGTGATCGTTCTGGGCGAAGGCGAAATGGCGGAACCGAAGCGCCGCCTGATCGAACGGGCGGGCGGCCGCGTCGTCTCGGTTATGCAGGCCGGGATCGACGAAGGCGCGCGCCTCGCTTTCGTCGCGCATGACGATGAGAAAATGTGCGAAGGCGATGCCATCCGCCTGCGCTGCGCTGGCCTGCTGGTGAATGTCGTTGACAGGCCGGACCTCTGCGATTTCACGACGCCCAGCCTGCTGGAGCGCGACCCGGTACTGATCGCTGTCAGCACGAGCGGCGCTTCTGCCGGGCTGGCCAAGCAATTGCGCCTTCGGCTGGAGAAGCTCTTGCCCGCCAATCTCGGCGAGCTTGCAGAGAAGCTTTCCGCGATGCGCGGAGCGATCAAGGCGCGTTTTCCCAGCATGCCGGTACGCCGACGCGCGCTGGACGATGCGCTCGGCGAGGGCGGTTACCTCGATGTCCTCGCTGAGGGCAGCGCCGATCGGGTCCAGATATGGCTTGAGAATGCCGAGACGCCGGGTGCCGAGGCGGTGCACCGCTTTACGATTAGCAGCGATGATCCCGAAGACCTCACGCTAAGGCAGGCCCGTCTGCTGGGCAGCGCCGATGCCGTCATCGCCGATCCGGCCATTCCCGCCACAATCCTCGACCGCGCACGTGCCGACGCCGAGCGCCTGATCCTGCCGCATGATGGCGATTTGCCAAGCGGTCTGGTCATCATTCTCGAACGGGGTGAGTTCCCCTGA
- the ruvX gene encoding Holliday junction resolvase RuvX: MAADVLITEDAASFRDALPDGGVLLGLDLGTKTIGTALCDARWSFATAGKTLPKGKFGRDKAALEAICRERGVAGIVIGLPLNMDGSAGPRAQASRAFARNLSVLGLPLLLWDERWSTASAERDMIAQDMSRGKRAERIDSHAAAVILQGAIDRLAGGIL, from the coding sequence ATGGCAGCAGACGTCCTGATTACCGAGGACGCGGCTTCCTTTCGCGATGCATTGCCGGATGGCGGTGTGCTGCTGGGGCTGGATCTTGGCACCAAGACCATCGGCACGGCCCTGTGCGATGCGCGATGGAGTTTTGCGACCGCAGGCAAGACGCTGCCCAAAGGCAAGTTCGGACGAGATAAGGCGGCGCTGGAGGCGATCTGCCGAGAGCGTGGCGTCGCCGGCATCGTCATCGGCCTGCCGCTGAACATGGATGGCAGCGCCGGGCCGCGCGCGCAGGCCAGCCGCGCCTTTGCGCGCAACCTGTCGGTGCTGGGCCTCCCCCTCCTGCTGTGGGACGAACGCTGGTCCACCGCGAGCGCAGAGCGCGACATGATCGCGCAGGACATGAGCCGCGGCAAGCGCGCCGAGCGGATCGACAGCCATGCCGCCGCAGTCATCCTGCAAGGCGCGATCGACCGGCTGGCTGGCGGCATCCTTTAG
- a CDS encoding DUF3089 domain-containing protein encodes MAAGLFALRVWGDELTEVAMVPDTEFVEQDPLELNAYQDPDMWFSRPGKGAANDPARWEPQFAEGDATNPAAPPEEPTASATPNGEVVQSDASAPDVSEAREEVPSFAVFFVHPTSYFNRSAWNATIDEAESQNRARIMVRGLASAFNQASEIWVPRYRQATFGAFLTDAPEATSAIDAAYRDVEQAFDFFLDSVPADRPIVLAGHSQGAYHITRLLQERGGDPALEGRIAMAYPIGWPISLENDLPELRLPACASASQSGCIVSWASFAEPADPGLFFRRYSSTPGFNGQPRGDSPILCVNPITGTLNGEAPMSENLGTLVPEEDFSTGELLPGAVPARCNEQGLLLIGDPPEMGNQRFPGNNYHLVDIPLFWKNLQQDVVTRMRSWQQTS; translated from the coding sequence GTGGCGGCCGGCCTGTTCGCCTTGCGCGTGTGGGGTGACGAGCTGACCGAAGTGGCGATGGTGCCCGACACCGAATTCGTCGAGCAGGACCCGCTGGAGCTGAACGCCTACCAGGATCCGGATATGTGGTTCAGCCGCCCCGGCAAGGGCGCGGCCAACGATCCGGCGCGCTGGGAGCCGCAATTCGCTGAAGGCGATGCAACGAACCCTGCTGCCCCGCCTGAGGAGCCCACCGCGTCGGCAACGCCCAATGGAGAAGTAGTGCAGTCGGACGCGAGCGCCCCTGACGTAAGCGAAGCGCGCGAAGAAGTGCCGTCTTTCGCCGTCTTTTTCGTCCACCCCACCAGCTACTTCAACCGTAGCGCATGGAATGCAACCATAGACGAAGCGGAATCGCAGAACCGCGCGCGCATCATGGTGCGCGGGCTCGCCAGCGCTTTCAACCAGGCGAGCGAGATCTGGGTGCCACGCTACCGGCAGGCGACGTTCGGCGCTTTTCTGACCGATGCGCCCGAAGCCACTAGCGCCATCGACGCGGCCTATCGCGATGTCGAACAGGCCTTCGATTTCTTCCTTGATTCGGTCCCGGCAGACAGGCCTATCGTGCTCGCCGGGCACAGCCAGGGCGCCTATCACATCACACGCCTGCTGCAGGAGCGTGGCGGCGACCCCGCGCTCGAGGGCCGCATTGCGATGGCCTACCCCATCGGCTGGCCGATCTCGCTGGAAAACGACCTGCCCGAATTGCGCCTGCCGGCCTGTGCCAGCGCAAGCCAGTCTGGGTGCATCGTCAGCTGGGCCAGTTTTGCAGAGCCTGCCGATCCGGGCCTGTTTTTCCGACGCTATTCCAGCACGCCGGGCTTCAACGGCCAGCCACGAGGCGATAGCCCGATCCTGTGCGTCAACCCGATCACTGGCACGCTGAACGGCGAAGCTCCAATGAGCGAGAACCTCGGCACGCTGGTGCCGGAAGAGGATTTCTCGACCGGCGAGCTATTGCCGGGCGCGGTTCCTGCGCGCTGCAACGAACAGGGCCTGTTGTTGATCGGCGATCCGCCGGAAATGGGCAATCAGCGTTTTCCCGGTAACAATTACCACCTCGTCGACATCCCGCTGTTCTGGAAGAATTTGCAGCAGGATGTCGTCACGCGAATGCGGTCATGGCAGCAGACGTCCTGA
- a CDS encoding AI-2E family transporter, which translates to MSHPDLENMGASPTRISTPELRFEAWKALVWTVIVGLVMLAVYISHSLLVIFGAMVFASIIDGGSRLLSRVLPIGRGWRIGIVIAAGIGFIGWLSIFAGSQISQQAAEFPSIVENQTRQLFAWLREQGFQISIDSVQSMASQAVSGMGSITRALGGLLGGLATLALIVIIGIYVVAEPRLYERGVAWMLPKGRRDGFYDTASRMGYTMRRLMFGRIVGMVVEGIFTYVMLIGYGLVTGDTIPMAALLAILTGLLAFVPNIGAVISGVLMVLVGFSGGAQMGIYTIFVYFLVQNIDGYLVIPMIAKKTVDLAPALVLAMQLIMGILFGILGLFLADPLLAMIKVILEQRAKEKDEEDAAEIDAAAANAPSAHSLNDTSRETDPA; encoded by the coding sequence GTGAGCCATCCGGACCTCGAGAACATGGGTGCAAGCCCGACGCGCATCTCCACGCCGGAGCTGCGCTTCGAGGCGTGGAAGGCGCTGGTCTGGACGGTAATCGTCGGCTTGGTGATGCTCGCGGTCTATATCTCGCACAGCCTGCTGGTGATTTTCGGCGCGATGGTCTTCGCCTCGATCATCGATGGCGGCTCGCGTCTGCTAAGCCGCGTGTTGCCCATAGGGCGCGGCTGGCGGATCGGCATCGTGATCGCGGCAGGTATCGGCTTTATCGGATGGCTTTCCATTTTTGCCGGCTCGCAGATTTCGCAGCAAGCTGCGGAATTCCCGTCGATCGTGGAGAACCAGACGCGCCAGCTCTTCGCGTGGCTGCGTGAGCAGGGCTTCCAGATCAGCATCGATTCGGTGCAGTCGATGGCCAGCCAGGCCGTCAGCGGCATGGGTTCCATCACGCGCGCGCTCGGCGGCCTGCTCGGCGGGCTCGCCACGCTGGCCCTGATCGTCATCATCGGGATTTATGTGGTCGCCGAACCGCGCCTGTACGAGCGCGGTGTGGCCTGGATGCTGCCAAAGGGCCGCCGCGACGGGTTTTACGATACGGCCAGCCGCATGGGCTACACCATGCGCCGCCTGATGTTCGGCCGTATCGTCGGCATGGTCGTGGAAGGCATATTCACCTATGTCATGCTGATCGGATACGGACTGGTGACCGGCGATACCATTCCGATGGCCGCGCTGCTCGCCATACTTACCGGCTTGCTTGCCTTCGTGCCCAATATCGGTGCTGTGATTTCCGGCGTTCTGATGGTGCTGGTGGGCTTTTCCGGCGGCGCGCAGATGGGCATCTATACCATCTTCGTTTATTTCCTCGTCCAGAACATCGATGGCTATTTAGTCATCCCGATGATTGCCAAGAAGACGGTCGATCTCGCACCCGCGCTGGTGTTGGCGATGCAGCTGATCATGGGCATATTGTTTGGCATACTCGGCCTGTTCCTCGCCGATCCGCTTCTCGCCATGATCAAGGTGATCCTGGAACAGCGGGCGAAGGAGAAGGACGAGGAAGATGCAGCGGAAATCGATGCGGCGGCAGCCAATGCACCGTCCGCCCATTCTTTGAACGACACCTCTCGGGAGACCGACCCTGCGTAA
- the lepB gene encoding signal peptidase I: MSQDKAGEKADTNINWWAEARGLALMLLAVLAFHTFIAKPFYIPSISMAPNMMVGDRLIVSKYPYGWSWVSASFHVLPRDDWRVAPGTPEYGDIVIVVPPNRAEDYIKRVVALPGDTIALVDGRIILNGEPVPREFEPPVRLPAENDNLCGFRECLAVFEPYRVTLEDGSDVYEPPTFRETLPNGASYLIIDHEKTRLDQMAEVTVPDGHVFLMGDNRDHSADSRAPLSSDGLGGPVPLEDVGGRAEFITFSVDGQASLNPLTWWQALRGDRAWRSLRPEIRGETEQ, translated from the coding sequence ATGAGCCAAGACAAGGCCGGGGAAAAGGCCGACACGAACATCAACTGGTGGGCCGAGGCACGCGGACTTGCGCTCATGCTGCTGGCCGTGCTTGCCTTTCACACCTTCATCGCCAAGCCGTTCTACATCCCTTCCATCAGCATGGCGCCGAACATGATGGTGGGCGACCGCCTGATCGTGAGCAAATATCCCTATGGCTGGAGCTGGGTGTCGGCCAGCTTCCATGTGCTGCCGCGCGACGATTGGCGCGTTGCGCCCGGCACGCCCGAATATGGCGACATCGTTATCGTGGTGCCGCCGAACCGCGCGGAAGATTACATCAAGCGCGTCGTCGCCCTGCCCGGCGATACCATCGCGCTGGTGGATGGGCGCATCATCCTCAACGGCGAGCCCGTGCCGCGCGAGTTCGAGCCGCCGGTGCGCTTGCCCGCCGAGAACGACAATCTGTGCGGCTTTCGCGAATGCCTCGCCGTGTTCGAACCCTATCGCGTGACGCTGGAAGACGGCAGCGACGTGTATGAACCGCCCACTTTCCGCGAAACGTTACCGAACGGGGCAAGCTATCTCATTATCGACCATGAAAAAACGCGGCTCGACCAGATGGCAGAAGTGACCGTGCCCGATGGTCATGTCTTCCTGATGGGTGACAATCGCGACCATTCGGCAGACAGCCGCGCGCCTCTGTCTTCCGATGGGCTTGGCGGACCGGTGCCGCTCGAAGATGTCGGTGGGCGCGCCGAATTCATTACCTTCTCCGTCGACGGACAGGCCAGCTTGAACCCGCTGACATGGTGGCAGGCCTTGCGCGGAGACCGCGCATGGCGCAGCCTGCGTCCGGAGATCAGGGGAGAGACCGAGCAGTGA
- the acpS gene encoding holo-ACP synthase, whose product MIIGLGSDLCNIERIQNSLDRYGDRFRNRVFTDVENAKAARRPHTQAGTYAKRFAAKEAFSKAVGTGFKRGVFMKDIGVVNAPSGAPTLALTGGAAERLAALTPEGYEVTVHLTLTDDHPWAQAFVILEALPKADMR is encoded by the coding sequence GTGATCATCGGCCTTGGTTCCGACCTCTGTAACATCGAGCGAATCCAGAATTCGCTGGATCGCTACGGCGACCGTTTCCGCAATCGCGTCTTCACCGATGTGGAGAACGCCAAGGCAGCGCGGCGCCCGCATACGCAGGCGGGTACCTATGCCAAGCGGTTCGCGGCCAAGGAGGCGTTCTCCAAGGCTGTCGGCACGGGCTTCAAGCGCGGTGTATTCATGAAGGATATCGGCGTGGTGAACGCCCCCAGCGGCGCACCGACGCTTGCGCTGACCGGCGGCGCGGCCGAGCGATTGGCAGCGCTGACGCCGGAAGGATACGAAGTCACCGTTCACCTCACCCTCACCGACGATCATCCATGGGCGCAGGCCTTCGTCATCCTCGAAGCGCTGCCGAAAGCCGACATGCGATGA
- a CDS encoding pyridoxine 5'-phosphate synthase — translation MTHQLRLGVNIDHVATIRNARGGDHPDPVRAAEIVARCGGDGITAHLREDRRHIRDEDLRRIQEATDLPLNLEMAATDEMLDIALAHKPHAACIVPEKREERTTEGGLDAAGLHNTIAPIVGKLQDAGIRVSLFIEASERQLDAALRLNAPVVEFHTGEYAHAHLDGDSERVSSELKRIADMAALAAKNGIEPHAGHGLTYENVQPIAAIPQLAELNIGHYLIGEAVFTGLEPAVLKMRELMDDAR, via the coding sequence ATGACCCACCAGCTCCGCCTCGGTGTAAATATCGATCACGTCGCCACCATCCGCAATGCGCGCGGCGGCGACCACCCCGATCCAGTGCGCGCTGCCGAGATCGTGGCGCGTTGTGGCGGTGATGGCATCACTGCCCACCTGCGAGAGGACCGCCGCCATATCCGCGATGAGGATCTGCGCCGCATCCAGGAAGCGACCGACCTGCCGCTCAACCTGGAAATGGCGGCGACCGATGAAATGCTCGACATCGCGCTCGCGCATAAGCCGCATGCTGCCTGCATCGTGCCCGAAAAGCGAGAGGAGCGCACGACCGAAGGCGGGCTGGATGCGGCGGGCCTGCACAACACCATCGCGCCGATTGTCGGCAAATTACAGGATGCCGGCATTCGTGTGTCGCTCTTCATCGAAGCGAGCGAACGGCAGCTCGACGCCGCGCTACGGCTGAACGCGCCCGTCGTGGAATTCCATACCGGTGAATACGCGCACGCCCATCTCGATGGCGACAGCGAGCGCGTGTCGAGCGAATTGAAGCGCATCGCCGATATGGCGGCGCTGGCAGCGAAGAACGGCATCGAGCCGCATGCAGGCCACGGCCTCACCTACGAAAATGTCCAGCCCATCGCCGCCATCCCGCAACTGGCTGAACTGAATATCGGCCATTACCTGATCGGCGAAGCGGTGTTCACCGGGCTGGAGCCAGCCGTGCTGAAAATGCGTGAGTTGATGGACGACGCGCGGTGA
- a CDS encoding serine hydrolase domain-containing protein, with product MTKGSAAVCALLAVLSGAFGAATPAQACAINPVHVLGDEERVDEPPPFMSEAIAALGEDFPGEAMLYREGMNYWLRTAESCGDGHAQGNIWPWASVTKQVIATLVMQEVERGRVALDALAVSYLPFPASPDAGSPTVRQLLRHQSGLRNPDDTPDDANGIPDFYSTGDHGVDWCLADRGEAVAEGWTYNNCDYIVLGALLEAVTGQPLAGLVNARFREAGLPQMQLPARRPRGVRHYAPDFPIDISRFGASGALLGSLHDMIAFDRALLDGRLLSGESRELMWDSDPQMGYMALGQWVYELPLDGCDTPTRIVERRGDIGAYEVRNFIVPERDIALAMVVHDADFSFGEPWDTGGMSHSVLSAAVCGARA from the coding sequence ATGACAAAAGGCTCGGCCGCGGTCTGCGCGCTTCTCGCCGTGTTGTCCGGCGCGTTTGGCGCGGCAACGCCAGCGCAGGCCTGTGCGATCAATCCTGTGCATGTGCTCGGCGACGAGGAGCGGGTCGATGAACCGCCGCCTTTCATGTCCGAAGCGATCGCAGCCCTTGGTGAGGACTTTCCCGGCGAGGCCATGCTCTATCGCGAGGGCATGAATTACTGGCTTCGCACTGCCGAGAGTTGCGGTGACGGCCACGCCCAAGGCAACATTTGGCCATGGGCTTCGGTCACCAAGCAGGTGATCGCCACGCTGGTCATGCAGGAAGTGGAGCGCGGCAGGGTTGCGCTTGATGCACTGGCGGTGTCCTATCTACCTTTTCCTGCCTCTCCCGATGCCGGTTCGCCGACCGTCCGGCAGTTGCTGCGGCACCAGTCCGGCTTGCGCAATCCGGACGATACACCCGATGACGCCAACGGCATCCCCGATTTCTACTCCACCGGAGACCACGGCGTGGATTGGTGTCTGGCCGATCGCGGTGAAGCGGTGGCGGAGGGATGGACGTACAATAATTGCGATTACATCGTTCTGGGCGCGCTGCTGGAGGCGGTGACCGGTCAACCCCTTGCAGGGCTCGTGAACGCACGTTTCCGCGAAGCGGGACTTCCGCAAATGCAATTGCCTGCGCGGCGCCCGCGCGGCGTGCGGCATTACGCGCCCGATTTCCCCATCGACATCTCCCGCTTCGGTGCTTCTGGCGCACTCCTGGGTTCGCTTCACGACATGATCGCTTTCGACCGCGCGCTGCTCGACGGTCGCCTGCTGTCCGGTGAAAGCCGCGAGCTAATGTGGGATAGCGATCCGCAAATGGGGTATATGGCGTTGGGCCAGTGGGTGTACGAGCTTCCGCTGGATGGCTGCGATACCCCCACGCGGATCGTCGAACGTCGCGGCGACATAGGGGCTTACGAAGTGCGCAATTTCATCGTTCCGGAACGCGACATCGCGCTTGCCATGGTCGTCCATGATGCGGATTTCTCTTTTGGTGAGCCGTGGGACACCGGCGGGATGAGCCATTCGGTATTGTCCGCAGCAGTTTGCGGAGCGCGCGCATGA
- the pyrE gene encoding orotate phosphoribosyltransferase, with the protein MTQDEVLDEFRTSGALLEGHFKLSSGRHSGHYLQCARVLMNPHRAARLAEALAAKLPADIRDSLDAVVSPAMGGIIIGHEMGRALSLDAMFLERPEGEFHLRRGFALEPGAKVLMVEDVVTTGLSSREAIAAVVREGGKVLAEVSLVDRSSGSVDLGVPFFPLIDIDFPTYAENDVPSELAAIPITKPGSRAA; encoded by the coding sequence ATGACACAGGACGAAGTGCTCGACGAATTTCGCACCAGCGGCGCCCTGCTGGAAGGCCATTTCAAACTGTCCTCCGGTCGCCATTCCGGGCACTATCTACAATGCGCGCGCGTGCTGATGAACCCGCATCGCGCCGCCCGATTGGCAGAGGCGCTGGCAGCAAAACTGCCTGCCGACATTCGCGATTCGCTCGATGCCGTAGTGTCGCCGGCCATGGGCGGCATCATCATCGGGCATGAAATGGGCCGCGCGCTTTCGCTCGATGCCATGTTCCTCGAACGACCCGAGGGCGAATTCCACCTGCGCCGCGGTTTCGCGCTGGAACCGGGTGCGAAAGTGCTGATGGTGGAAGATGTCGTGACGACCGGGCTTTCCAGCCGCGAAGCTATCGCCGCCGTAGTGCGCGAGGGTGGCAAAGTGCTGGCCGAAGTATCGCTGGTCGACCGCAGCAGCGGCTCGGTCGATCTGGGCGTGCCCTTCTTCCCGCTGATCGACATCGACTTCCCGACCTATGCGGAGAACGATGTGCCCAGCGAACTGGCCGCCATTCCAATCACAAAGCCCGGAAGCCGCGCCGCATGA
- the coxB gene encoding cytochrome c oxidase subunit II yields the protein MPAKEMESIDDMIFGAFARKKFNTLVLAAIAALGLAVQPASAQDFRDNLSDVETNPAAQDAAAAVGEDTSLTAEETVTDTSGFDYYGPEMILGEPTASDEDIWASMTFQPQYTDNGEYALWMHDALLLPIITVISLFVLGLLLWVIAKYRRKANPVPSKTSHNTLIEVIWTVVPVIILVVIAVPSITLLARQYQSPPEDAITIKANGYQWYWGYEYPDNGGFEVISNMMPEEDAIAAGLPPQLAVDNRMVVPVGVPLRIQTFGADVIHAFGIPSLWFKLDAVPGRINEKMLTINEPGIYYGQCMELCGARHGYMPIAIEARPLAEFNEWVQTQPGGMTRAQIEAQAASEAAAEDAASASAEAEDAADAEDEAEGEAEAEADTAEADAA from the coding sequence ATGCCCGCGAAAGAAATGGAAAGCATCGACGACATGATTTTCGGCGCATTCGCCCGCAAGAAGTTCAACACCCTGGTCCTCGCCGCGATTGCGGCATTGGGCTTGGCGGTGCAGCCTGCCAGCGCGCAGGATTTCCGCGACAATCTTTCCGATGTCGAGACGAACCCGGCCGCGCAGGATGCTGCCGCAGCCGTGGGCGAAGATACCAGCCTGACTGCTGAAGAGACCGTAACTGACACATCCGGCTTCGACTATTACGGCCCCGAAATGATCCTGGGAGAGCCGACCGCGTCGGACGAGGACATCTGGGCCTCGATGACGTTCCAGCCGCAATATACCGACAATGGCGAATACGCATTGTGGATGCACGATGCGCTGCTTCTGCCGATCATCACGGTCATCAGCCTGTTTGTACTGGGCCTGCTGCTGTGGGTGATCGCAAAATATCGCCGTAAGGCCAATCCGGTGCCTTCCAAGACCAGCCACAATACGCTGATCGAAGTGATCTGGACGGTCGTTCCGGTCATCATCCTCGTGGTGATTGCCGTGCCTTCGATCACGCTGCTGGCACGCCAGTACCAGTCGCCGCCAGAGGATGCGATCACGATCAAGGCCAATGGCTACCAGTGGTATTGGGGCTATGAATATCCCGACAATGGCGGGTTCGAAGTCATCTCCAACATGATGCCGGAAGAAGATGCCATCGCAGCCGGTCTGCCGCCGCAGCTGGCCGTGGACAACCGTATGGTCGTGCCGGTCGGCGTGCCGCTGCGTATCCAGACATTCGGCGCCGACGTGATCCACGCTTTCGGTATCCCGTCGCTGTGGTTCAAGCTCGACGCCGTGCCCGGCCGCATCAACGAAAAGATGCTGACCATCAACGAGCCTGGCATCTATTACGGCCAGTGCATGGAGCTTTGCGGTGCGCGTCACGGCTATATGCCCATCGCCATCGAGGCGCGTCCGTTGGCCGAATTCAACGAATGGGTGCAGACCCAGCCCGGCGGCATGACCCGCGCGCAGATCGAGGCGCAGGCTGCATCCGAAGCGGCTGCCGAAGATGCTGCCTCTGCCTCTGCCGAAGCAGAAGATGCTGCCGACGCAGAAGACGAGGCTGAAGGCGAAGCAGAAGCAGAGGCGGATACCGCCGAAGCCGACGCCGCCTGA